The genomic window CGTTCAGGAAATCAATACACGTCTAAAGGAGTTAAAGAGTTTCTTGAACCGTTATTAGATCATTATAATCAAGCAGTCCCTACGACAGATATTTTAGTGCGTGGAGATAGTGGATTTGCAACACCTGATATTTATGAGTTATGCGAAGAATATGGGTCAAACTTTGTCATTCGCCTAAAACATAATAATAATTTATACCGATTAGCAGAAGAGTTTGTGTATTACGACGATAATTATCCTTGGAATGAAAAAGAAGAATACTATTATTCCGTTTCCTATCAAGCAGCGTCTTGGTCTAAACCGCGTAGAGTATGCATTCAATCCATTCGAGAAATGGGTGAATTACTTTTCAAGCATACGTTTATTGTCACAAATTTTTCAGAAAATATTTCATCAAAACAAGTTTTTAAGACGTATAAAAAGCGTGGTGCTATGGAAAACTACATTAAAGAAGCAAAAAATGGTTTCTATTTTGATAAGACAGATAGCCCTAAATTTATTGAAAATCATGCACGTATGATGATAAGTGTCCTTGCATACAACCTAATCAATTTTTTGCGTACAACTTGTTTTGATAAAAATTATAAAGGACTTCAAATTAATACGATTCGTCTTCGCTTATTCAAAGTAGCTGGCAAACTAGTGAGTACTGCGAGAGAAATGTATCTAAAAATTTCTAGTTCGCATGTTTATCAAGCGGAGTTTTATGCCGTCTTTAATCGAATCCAAAGGATTCGGCATTATATTTAAAAACTCCTTAATTTTTTTTAAAAAAACCAATCAAAACCAAGGACCAACTATGCCCAAAATTCGTAATTTCTTAATGAGAAACCAATAAATAAATGAATTAAGTACCAAAAAGTAAAACTATTAAACGTTAATTTGAAAAAAATTTGAAAAAAGTGTGTTAATTGATTAAAAACAACAAAAAATTAAAGGTATGAATTATTCAGGGAATAAGTTAGTTTTTAAACATATTTTTAAAAACTCCTTTCTTTTTATACTTATAGATACATAAAATTGGATAGAGTCTTGTTCTAGCAGGAGTAGTTTTTATTGAATTACACGATAATTTTAGCCTTTTAAACTTTTTAATAGTTATGATCACAGCAGAATAAAAAAATCTGCTAACTCATTTTAAAGTATTGCATCTGTTTATGTGTATGATATACTTTACTTATTGCAATCTATGTTTGTCGTATATGGAGGAATAATATGGCTAAGAATTTAAGATTAAAGGCAGAACGAGCAAAGAAGGATATGTCTCAACAGCAGCTGGCAGATGCTGTTAACGTTACCCGACAAACAATTAGCGCTATTGAAAGAGGAGATTACAATCCGACAATCAATTTGTGTAGAGAGATTTGTAAAGAATTTAATCTAACATTAAACGATTTATTTTGGGAGGAATAAAAATGAAACAATATGAT from Carnobacterium iners includes these protein-coding regions:
- a CDS encoding IS1380 family transposase, producing MITLQEKAMKFNNHLYVSHTGGRLSSDSGLILVDELMDTFHFEELSKKLTSYNENRRYWKHTNHKILKQLILQLIAGYKADSSATILQYDPVLQTLSQEECLASQPTISRFLDRITDQTINDLQTFNQTLIDQARFVRNDMNMIIDLDSTHSDTFGIQEQTDYNAHYRTNGYHPLVAFDGLTGDFLKAKLRSGNQYTSKGVKEFLEPLLDHYNQAVPTTDILVRGDSGFATPDIYELCEEYGSNFVIRLKHNNNLYRLAEEFVYYDDNYPWNEKEEYYYSVSYQAASWSKPRRVCIQSIREMGELLFKHTFIVTNFSENISSKQVFKTYKKRGAMENYIKEAKNGFYFDKTDSPKFIENHARMMISVLAYNLINFLRTTCFDKNYKGLQINTIRLRLFKVAGKLVSTAREMYLKISSSHVYQAEFYAVFNRIQRIRHYI
- a CDS encoding helix-turn-helix transcriptional regulator, which codes for MAKNLRLKAERAKKDMSQQQLADAVNVTRQTISAIERGDYNPTINLCREICKEFNLTLNDLFWEE